Genomic window (Ananas comosus cultivar F153 linkage group 1, ASM154086v1, whole genome shotgun sequence):
AAGCTCAGTACTTAATACGTGGAAATTCGATATGATTAGTGAGTAAATGTTCTGGTCTCGTAAACGAATTATCCTATCGAATTCATACACAAAGTTCCGAACATCTTAGCACCGAGCATTGTCACCTTTTTACGTAGAGCAGCACTGTTTTCTCATGCCGCCCGCATCCGCTGCCGACACCGCAATGGTCTGCCCCTCTTTGACACCCCCAGCAGGCCCCCGCCCCGAGTCCTCCGCGGACAGAGGCTTCTTGCTGATAATCCGATATATCTCGGTTAATATTATCTGAAATGCCTTTTCCACATTAGTCGCCTCGAGAGCGGATGTCTCGATGAAcgagagcccttccctctctgCAAAGCTCGCCGCATCCTCCGCGGCGACAGTGCGTAGGTGCTTCAGGTCGGTCTTGTTCCCAATGAGCATGACGACGATGTTGGAGTCGGCATGGTCACGGAGCTCCTTGAGCCACCGGCTTACGTTCTCAAAGGTGGTGGCCTTGGTCACATCATAGACGAGGAGCGCCCCAAGGGCTCCGCGGTAGTAGGCACTGGTTATTGCGCGGTACCGCTCCTGGCCGGCCGTATCCCATATCTGCGCTTTTATTGTGCGACCCTCCACCTAAGAGGGACaaagagaaacaaaataaaagcttAATGGAGAAATTTTGGATAGTTCTCCATCCTAATAGTgacagaaagagaagaagaataaCGGCAAAGATAAAGTGGAGTATTAAAAGGCTGTGAGCAAATGACGCTTTATGTTACCGAATTACAGAATACTGAAATTTGTTTCATACAGCTTCATGTACTGGCTTTTAGAACAATATCAAATATTCTCAATTGGGCATTGGTGAGTTTGGTCCTGTTTATAAGTACTAATGTGGCGTATAGCAAAGCTTGAGTTTTGATCATGCCGATACATATTATGAACAGCATGTGCTTGATATGGTAGGTGCTCATAGAAGATAAAGAGAAAATGTGAGATAGTCTGCATAACATCTTAGTAGGTGAGTTTAAAATGAAGTTGCACACCAATTTAAATTGGTGAAGCCAGCCTAAATGACACAGAGAACATCATCATCTCAGTAAATTATACTTGATGGACAAATGACAAAAGATCCTAAGAGGCTGGTTATGAAGGAAAAGATGAATTTAGATGACGCTATGAAAGTGACCGATTTCATTGCTTTTCATTTTTGGACTCTCACGACACTTTTTGTTTATAATAAGGCAAAACTGATGAATGGAATAAATTATTCTTTCTGATCAAACTATTTAATCGTTGTAGACTGAAAATGATCTCTGATGTTACTTACCGAAAGGTTGACCTTCTAAAATCTACGCTATCGAAAATAAGCTTGATCCATAATCATGAAGTATTATGTCCATATCGTTactacaaatatattttatcaaaagagttaaaagaaggatggatctcGGTGCATTGAGTTAAAAGTCAAAGGCTCAATCTCATTTGGTTCAGGAATAAgctgtttttatttatttctaatatagGTATAGCTTCTGGGATAACCAGGAACTAAACCAACTTTATGTTTGGATAAGAACTGAGTTATTAAGCATTTGGATTGTTAAACTGGAACGGTGGGAATAAGAgaaattatagatttttggaaaaattatattttta
Coding sequences:
- the LOC109719468 gene encoding ras-related protein RABA2a-like yields the protein MARRGGDDEYDYLFKVVLIGDSGVGKSNLLSRFTRNHFSLDSKSTIGVEFASRTLQVEGRTIKAQIWDTAGQERYRAITSAYYRGALGALLVYDVTKATTFENVSRWLKELRDHADSNIVVMLIGNKTDLKHLRTVAAEDAASFAEREGLSFIETSALEATNVEKAFQIILTEIYRIISKKPLSAEDSGRGPAGGVKEGQTIAVSAADAGGMRKQCCST